The genomic interval GCATTTCTCTTACCGTTTCCGACTCAACAACCAACACTGTTGACTGCCGTACAGCCACCACTACCGTAGCAAAGGTAGTTTGTGCTGTACAGGCTTTCCAGGCAACACTTTCCGCAGTACAACTTGCTACGGTTCAATTAAATTTAACCAAGGCAAATGCCATAAAATGGTCAAACCTTCCGGGTGGCGTGAGTATTCGCAATGGACTGGAATTCAGTACACTTACCGCTACGCAACTAGCTGCAGCAAAAGCAGTCATTGCAGCAGCTTCGGGCACCGCAGCGGGCGAAGGTTACAGTGAATTTACCCAGATTAATACGGCTGATAATGTATTGAAAACAAAAGCAGGTAATGGGTATGGTTCTGACTTATATATCATTGCTTTTTTAGGAACTCCAAGTACAACAGGCACCTGGATGCTTCAATTTGGAGGTCACCATTACGCCCAGAACATTACTTATAATGCAGGCGTTGTGGTCAGTTCTACTCCATCACATCAGGGAATTGAACCAAAAACCTGGACAACCACCGGTACCACTTATGCACCTCTGAAGACAGAACATGATGCCATGGCGGCTATGCTTGCTTCACTAACAACTACACAGCTTGCTTCTGCAAAACTGAGTACTACATTCAGTGACGTGTCATTGGGGCCAAATAAAGACGGACAATTTCCAGCAACTAAGGTGGGTTTGGCGGTAAGCTCATTAACTAATGCGCAAAAACTACTGGTACTAGCTGCAATGAAACCATGGACGCAGGATGTGGATGATGCAACGGGAACAGCCATGCTAAAAATATATGAAAATGAACTGAGCGGAACATACATTGCTTTTTCCGGAAATGCTGCACTAACAAATCATGCAGATTATGTGCGGATTGACGGGCCAAGTGTGTGGATTGAATTCGTGTGTCAGTCAGGCGTTGTATATACGGATGAGATCCATTACCATTCTGTATACCGTGATCATACCCGTGATTACAATGGATTATAAAATGAAGCTGATAATCTGATAACTTATTTACCATCAGCCGTATAACAAATCGGCTGATGGCAGTAATCACGTTGGTTTTATACTAAGTAAATGAAACTGTTTAACTGCTCATCACATACCAAATTCATTATTACTGTCGGATATCAAAACGAATGGCGTAGCGATTGAATTGCAAATAGCTCTGGCCAGTCTGGCAATTTAAGCTTAGGATGGAGAAAATCCGAGAAACATTTCAACAGTTTACTGACTTTTATAAATTATTTTCTGCACTGATTTCTGAACGAATCCCAGCTACATATTCTGCTGAAACTTCCAGTGCCTCACATATAGTTTCTTCAGGAAAACCTTTTAGAAGCATAGTACGGGTATTTTTGTATAATGCTTTGTCAAAACCAATTTCCACACCTTTTTCTATACCTTCTTCTATACCTTTTTCAAGCCCTATTTTTTTCCCTTTTCTAGAAAAACATCCAAAGTGCTCATAACTGTTTCCTTTAATGTAAATGGTAAAGATTCTAATAT from Dyadobacter sp. NIV53 carries:
- a CDS encoding DUF3500 domain-containing protein, giving the protein MILTACKTEDEIESESASVTALTCASATFSATSTKGKAYNGSATVPYTGGNAVTYLAGSAVSSTGVTGLTATLTPGTLTSNSGNLSYTITGTPVSAGSAAFAITFGGVSCSISLTVSDSTTNTVDCRTATTTVAKVVCAVQAFQATLSAVQLATVQLNLTKANAIKWSNLPGGVSIRNGLEFSTLTATQLAAAKAVIAAASGTAAGEGYSEFTQINTADNVLKTKAGNGYGSDLYIIAFLGTPSTTGTWMLQFGGHHYAQNITYNAGVVVSSTPSHQGIEPKTWTTTGTTYAPLKTEHDAMAAMLASLTTTQLASAKLSTTFSDVSLGPNKDGQFPATKVGLAVSSLTNAQKLLVLAAMKPWTQDVDDATGTAMLKIYENELSGTYIAFSGNAALTNHADYVRIDGPSVWIEFVCQSGVVYTDEIHYHSVYRDHTRDYNGL